The following are encoded in a window of Longibacter salinarum genomic DNA:
- a CDS encoding PD-(D/E)XK nuclease family protein produces MYPSSVLDQLVSARRSYPEAPLIVLVPTLQVGYSLETDLARRLGSWHGIESLPPANLAEKVAMIDALTSGRRQMLSVGRLFYAADILRDMAPALRDTSAPGAHHLARTVSDAIQTLRLDAVDPDRLRTYAAEKGRDGTLGIIADAYDAYLDRLESNGLYDDAQLLTWAERRVRSGSAPGIEDSVVVLLNGVDLPERSYRFVRAVQDTATGFLRAGVSTPQRAPRESACARFSDVSEIQVESDGASDDRAFVRCVGALSEADAVIRDILESGVAFDDVTIAYTSSTPYATLLPDRAARASLPFVSGAGQPAMMTRTGRALHYLYEWVRDDFSAVPLITMLRENLLRMEDQDGDTAAPGLLTPQRAATLIAERSYEAGRSGLLKGLGKAVDQARNDADEKRTDAARSKLKERTKLFEHVLFLVDLLQPGTRRPDADVSDGALTCIDPSKLNEPVTLEQVARGTRRYLRSFGPPDGSDKPEEERTLDEVARRRLYEELEDLQHADISLRTDAGRIARLLQKWLTAQNVQPQQVRPGHVQILPLDAVGYSDRTHLYVVGMDSASFDAPVGENSLLGEEDRHVLQELDAATRDSSLTAADKLLWRTDQALARHRGPIMFYSRTFDVGAGEECDPSAYFLARERQAGDIATARTVPLIPQSGDIPLSDRDAWLAAYARRHEQDEKTSARDRLAERHPSILDGAAARAARASETYTEHDGLLPEGEYSDLDLFASTTGPVSASRLQTLAEAPYIYFLKYVLGVEPLNEPAIDDEAWLNSLRKGTLLHSIYERFVRELDGRIPEMSDEEALLRIVEEVLQEETERFEPSSDLVRSAALRELKTHARVFFRAEMDRDNDAIPHEFEIGFGLDDQDNNAFEAADLSVAGATLQVHGKIDRVDRHDGTGALSIWDYKTGRAKSYDESDPLQDGKTLQWALYAFALEALTGETVERAGYYFANATEVGARIGFPPAPHRSEAEKIIETLRDLTRTGTFPVTPRLDGVTDWKWNGYDRLVQDLGARKKEVRAKNKNYPDDRPKPPSF; encoded by the coding sequence ATGTACCCCAGTTCTGTGCTTGATCAGCTCGTTTCGGCGCGCAGATCGTATCCGGAGGCGCCCCTCATTGTGCTTGTCCCAACCCTTCAGGTTGGCTATTCCCTGGAAACGGACCTCGCCCGTCGGCTCGGAAGTTGGCATGGAATCGAGTCGCTACCTCCCGCGAACCTCGCGGAGAAGGTCGCTATGATCGATGCGCTAACGTCCGGTCGCAGGCAGATGCTTTCCGTCGGACGGCTGTTCTACGCCGCCGATATTCTTCGAGACATGGCTCCAGCCCTGCGCGACACGTCTGCGCCCGGGGCACACCACCTCGCACGCACGGTTTCCGATGCGATTCAGACACTACGCCTCGACGCCGTCGATCCGGACCGCCTCCGCACGTATGCCGCGGAGAAAGGACGCGACGGCACACTCGGTATCATTGCGGATGCCTACGATGCGTATCTCGATCGTCTGGAAAGCAACGGTCTCTACGACGATGCGCAATTGCTGACGTGGGCCGAGCGTCGGGTGCGGAGCGGGTCGGCACCGGGCATCGAAGACAGCGTGGTCGTTTTGCTGAACGGCGTCGACCTTCCCGAGCGGAGTTATCGCTTTGTTCGAGCCGTTCAGGACACAGCGACGGGCTTTCTTCGTGCAGGCGTGTCGACGCCTCAGCGTGCGCCCCGAGAGTCGGCGTGCGCACGGTTCAGTGACGTTTCGGAGATCCAGGTGGAATCGGATGGAGCGTCCGACGACCGGGCGTTCGTACGGTGCGTGGGCGCGCTGAGTGAGGCCGATGCCGTGATTCGTGACATCCTGGAGTCGGGCGTGGCCTTCGACGACGTCACCATCGCGTACACGTCGTCGACTCCGTACGCAACGCTACTTCCGGATCGGGCGGCCCGGGCGAGCCTGCCTTTTGTCTCCGGAGCCGGACAGCCGGCGATGATGACGCGCACCGGTCGCGCGCTCCATTACCTCTACGAATGGGTGCGGGACGACTTCAGCGCCGTTCCGCTGATAACGATGCTCCGGGAGAATCTTCTCCGGATGGAGGACCAGGATGGGGACACGGCCGCCCCGGGTCTCCTGACGCCACAGCGGGCAGCGACGCTGATCGCAGAGCGGTCGTACGAAGCGGGCCGTTCGGGGTTGCTGAAAGGGTTGGGCAAAGCGGTGGATCAGGCCCGAAACGACGCAGATGAGAAACGCACCGACGCCGCACGTTCGAAATTGAAGGAGCGAACGAAGCTTTTTGAGCACGTGCTGTTTCTCGTAGACCTGCTGCAGCCGGGGACGCGCCGCCCGGATGCGGATGTGAGCGACGGAGCGCTGACGTGCATCGACCCGTCAAAGCTAAATGAGCCGGTTACGCTGGAACAGGTTGCGCGAGGCACCCGGCGCTATCTCCGCTCGTTCGGTCCACCGGACGGTTCCGACAAGCCGGAGGAAGAGCGTACGCTCGATGAGGTCGCGCGCCGGCGCCTGTACGAAGAGCTGGAGGACCTGCAGCATGCAGACATTTCCCTGCGAACGGACGCGGGACGGATCGCGCGTCTCCTCCAGAAGTGGCTGACCGCGCAGAACGTGCAGCCGCAGCAGGTGCGGCCCGGACACGTGCAGATCCTCCCACTCGATGCCGTCGGGTACAGCGACAGAACCCACCTCTACGTTGTCGGGATGGATAGTGCGTCTTTCGATGCCCCGGTCGGCGAAAACAGTCTGCTGGGAGAAGAAGACCGCCATGTTCTGCAGGAGCTAGATGCTGCGACTCGGGATTCGTCTCTGACCGCTGCAGACAAACTTCTCTGGCGCACGGATCAGGCCCTCGCTCGTCACCGCGGCCCGATCATGTTTTACAGCCGCACGTTCGATGTCGGTGCCGGCGAAGAGTGCGATCCGTCTGCCTATTTTCTCGCCCGTGAGCGTCAGGCTGGCGACATCGCTACCGCTCGAACCGTACCGTTGATTCCCCAGTCGGGCGATATCCCGCTCTCGGATCGGGACGCGTGGCTTGCTGCTTACGCCCGCAGGCACGAGCAAGATGAGAAGACGTCGGCCCGCGATCGGCTGGCCGAACGCCACCCGTCGATTTTGGATGGAGCGGCTGCACGGGCGGCGCGCGCATCTGAGACATACACCGAGCATGACGGACTGCTCCCGGAGGGCGAGTACTCTGACCTCGATCTCTTCGCCTCCACGACCGGTCCCGTTTCGGCCTCGCGCTTACAAACACTCGCTGAGGCACCCTACATCTACTTTCTCAAGTACGTGCTGGGTGTGGAGCCGCTCAATGAACCGGCTATTGACGATGAGGCGTGGCTCAACAGTCTCCGAAAGGGCACACTTCTGCACTCTATCTATGAACGGTTCGTACGGGAGCTGGACGGTCGTATCCCCGAAATGTCGGACGAGGAAGCTCTTCTCCGTATCGTGGAAGAGGTGTTGCAGGAGGAGACGGAACGCTTCGAGCCATCGAGCGATCTCGTTCGATCCGCCGCACTGCGTGAACTCAAAACGCACGCGAGGGTCTTCTTCCGTGCGGAAATGGACCGGGACAACGATGCCATCCCGCACGAGTTCGAGATCGGCTTTGGTCTGGATGATCAAGACAACAATGCGTTCGAGGCCGCCGACCTGTCGGTCGCGGGGGCCACGCTGCAGGTGCACGGCAAGATCGACCGCGTGGACCGTCACGACGGGACGGGGGCGCTCTCGATCTGGGACTACAAAACCGGGCGGGCGAAATCCTACGACGAGAGCGATCCGCTGCAGGACGGAAAGACGCTGCAGTGGGCGCTCTACGCCTTCGCGCTCGAAGCGCTCACCGGTGAAACGGTCGAAAGGGCGGGATACTATTTTGCCAATGCGACGGAGGTTGGGGCCCGCATCGGGTTTCCACCGGCGCCGCATCGATCGGAGGCGGAGAAGATTATCGAAACGCTGCGCGACCTGACCCGGACCGGCACGTTCCCCGTCACGCCCCGCCTCGATGGCGTCACGGACTGGAAGTGGAACGGCTACGACCGGCTCGTCCAGGACCTCGGCGCACGAAAGAAGGAGGTTCGGGCCAAGAACAAGAATTACCCGGACGACCGCCCGAAGCCACCCTCGTTTTAG
- a CDS encoding UvrD-helicase domain-containing protein, whose product MSNETKAVRDDEAVRRRIGPWAPSGVPDLSDFDASTNFVVRAAAGSGKTTALVGRMVALVRSGVPVEDLTAITFTRKAAGEMSARFSRELEEARRDLPKDSAEYRRVVAALGNVQSTFIGTIHAFCSRLLRERPLDAGLPPDFTAGLSDRDERQLRERAWHEHLQALHDGDGDHLDQLSDCGLEAQKLASFFQRLCRFPDLEPFTDGADEPPEMDAAVAAVREKIREWSEYRPDQPVKGSDAVMKAFDKAERMVLYLGMDAPAQKAEFLSVIANVSDTDRASVKTTYWKGENVNNSSWAKILRDELLPDLIRSTVQPVLREWEAHVHRVAVACTAPAVERYHELRRREGMLTFHDLLSLTRDMLRDRPDVLRDVQERYPRLLVDEFQDTDPLQAEILSFLASNNPEETDWRACRPRDGSLFIVGDDKQSIYRFRRADKDVFEAFRQRIDDEPNGEAVDLTKNFRSRAPICTWCNDVFGDLFGDEAFADVQAEYVDFDPQRPAGPEHTSIRRKPVDAVKGNYGSRIARQDAEQIARFIQVARAGDAEPEFYHDEEGAVFRGEVRFSDFLILTRVRTRLSEYTDALARHGIPYTVTGSRDMSDSEELKAIVDVLRAALRPDDPVDAVAYLKGLLVGASDDDLYRYAMAGGSFSAFGAEEHETAIDQLDEERGGRLQDAAEQLEAVRTIVHDTRPGVGIEQLIDRTGLLAGATHPEKASEASTRAGAVMRLLHVVQAWGSDGLGWSEVVEELDLVLQGEEEMDGMTLETGQDDAVRIMNVHQAKGLEAPVVFLADPYTRGSSPTPEQHVRREHDDVVVPVIQGEGVYSKITHAPRGWHEDNERSFISEEQRIGEAEEHRLLYVAATRAERLLVVSTYPKKAGAGYWGALHPYLTDETAPVLDIPERDASESTTVEASAPDLDGARAHLEARIEAGAQKSYDETRAASDEAESSSGAAGAPGYGRALGNALHACLELLVEHRTDPPSLTAPMLRQVLEAEGILRLDRSTDATVEERVETLQRMVDSFRASWIWDEIEEASDVRTEYRFAHMTASDEGPDELTRGQVDLLYQTDDGWTVIDFKSDRLDPNNPATDAKKRAEGKYSTQVEAYVAAWRRLQGEEVDHAGIWFADADAFVSVVQSPDTTGPAESER is encoded by the coding sequence ATGAGTAACGAAACGAAAGCTGTTCGTGACGATGAGGCCGTGCGCCGACGCATCGGGCCCTGGGCACCGTCCGGCGTGCCGGACCTGTCTGACTTCGACGCCAGCACGAACTTTGTCGTCCGGGCGGCGGCCGGATCCGGGAAGACGACCGCGCTCGTCGGGCGAATGGTGGCACTCGTTCGTTCGGGCGTTCCGGTCGAGGACCTGACGGCCATTACGTTTACCCGAAAGGCCGCGGGGGAGATGAGCGCGCGGTTCTCTCGAGAATTGGAGGAGGCCCGGCGTGACCTGCCAAAGGATTCCGCGGAGTATCGTCGGGTTGTCGCAGCGCTCGGAAACGTGCAGTCGACGTTCATCGGGACGATCCACGCGTTTTGCTCCCGTCTCCTCCGCGAGCGGCCGCTTGACGCTGGGCTGCCCCCCGACTTCACTGCAGGCCTGTCCGATCGAGACGAGCGGCAGCTACGGGAGCGCGCGTGGCACGAGCACCTGCAGGCCCTTCACGATGGCGACGGAGACCATCTGGATCAGCTTTCCGACTGTGGTCTCGAAGCCCAGAAACTTGCGTCCTTCTTTCAACGCCTCTGCCGTTTTCCTGACCTGGAGCCGTTCACGGACGGTGCGGACGAGCCGCCGGAAATGGACGCTGCCGTAGCAGCGGTACGGGAGAAGATCCGCGAATGGAGCGAATACCGTCCGGATCAGCCGGTGAAAGGTTCGGATGCGGTCATGAAGGCATTTGACAAGGCGGAGCGCATGGTTCTGTACCTCGGTATGGACGCGCCGGCACAAAAGGCAGAATTTCTATCCGTCATAGCGAATGTGTCGGACACCGATCGTGCCAGTGTCAAGACGACGTACTGGAAGGGAGAGAACGTCAATAACTCAAGCTGGGCGAAGATACTGCGCGACGAGCTGCTGCCGGACCTGATCCGATCGACCGTGCAGCCGGTGCTCCGGGAGTGGGAGGCGCACGTGCATCGCGTGGCCGTAGCGTGCACGGCTCCTGCGGTCGAACGGTACCACGAGCTGCGTCGGCGCGAGGGGATGTTGACGTTCCACGACTTGCTCAGCCTTACGCGCGACATGCTGCGAGATCGTCCAGACGTGTTGCGCGACGTCCAGGAGCGGTATCCTCGTTTGCTCGTGGACGAATTTCAGGACACCGACCCGCTTCAGGCTGAGATCCTGTCTTTCCTTGCGAGCAATAACCCGGAGGAGACGGACTGGCGGGCGTGTCGGCCCCGCGACGGCAGCCTCTTCATCGTGGGGGACGACAAACAGTCGATCTATCGCTTCCGCCGCGCGGACAAGGATGTGTTTGAGGCATTTCGTCAGCGAATTGATGATGAGCCGAATGGCGAGGCGGTCGACCTCACAAAGAACTTTCGTTCGCGCGCCCCGATCTGCACGTGGTGCAACGATGTGTTCGGCGATCTTTTTGGCGACGAAGCCTTTGCCGACGTACAGGCGGAGTACGTCGACTTCGATCCGCAGCGCCCCGCGGGGCCGGAGCATACGTCCATCCGACGCAAGCCTGTCGATGCTGTGAAGGGCAACTACGGTTCTCGCATCGCGCGTCAGGACGCAGAACAGATTGCGCGCTTCATTCAGGTCGCGCGCGCCGGCGATGCCGAACCGGAGTTTTATCATGACGAGGAGGGAGCGGTCTTCCGTGGTGAGGTGCGGTTCTCCGACTTCCTCATTCTGACGCGGGTGCGAACGCGACTCAGCGAATACACGGACGCGCTCGCCCGGCACGGCATTCCGTACACGGTCACCGGAAGCCGCGACATGAGCGATTCGGAGGAGTTGAAGGCCATCGTCGATGTGCTGCGCGCGGCGCTCCGACCGGACGACCCCGTGGACGCGGTGGCTTACCTGAAAGGATTACTCGTCGGCGCGAGTGACGACGACCTGTATCGCTACGCGATGGCGGGCGGAAGCTTCTCAGCATTTGGTGCGGAAGAGCACGAGACAGCCATCGATCAGCTCGATGAGGAGCGCGGTGGGCGACTTCAGGACGCAGCCGAGCAGCTTGAGGCGGTGCGTACAATCGTTCACGACACGCGTCCGGGCGTCGGGATCGAGCAGTTGATTGACCGGACGGGATTGCTGGCCGGCGCCACCCATCCGGAGAAGGCGTCGGAGGCATCCACACGGGCGGGAGCCGTCATGAGGCTGCTTCATGTCGTGCAGGCGTGGGGGAGCGACGGACTCGGCTGGAGTGAGGTCGTCGAGGAACTGGACCTCGTGCTTCAGGGCGAGGAGGAGATGGATGGCATGACGCTAGAGACGGGGCAGGACGACGCCGTCCGCATCATGAATGTGCATCAGGCAAAAGGGCTGGAAGCGCCGGTTGTTTTCCTCGCGGACCCCTACACCCGCGGTTCGTCACCGACCCCGGAGCAGCACGTGCGAAGGGAGCACGACGACGTGGTGGTCCCAGTGATTCAAGGCGAGGGGGTGTACTCGAAGATTACGCACGCTCCTCGCGGGTGGCACGAAGATAACGAGCGGTCGTTTATCTCCGAGGAGCAGCGGATCGGCGAGGCGGAAGAGCATCGACTCCTGTACGTCGCGGCGACGCGTGCCGAGCGGCTGCTGGTCGTGTCGACATACCCGAAGAAGGCCGGCGCAGGGTACTGGGGCGCGCTGCATCCGTACCTGACAGACGAAACCGCTCCCGTCCTCGACATTCCCGAACGTGATGCTTCTGAATCGACGACCGTTGAGGCGTCGGCACCGGATCTCGACGGCGCGCGTGCGCATCTGGAGGCGCGCATCGAGGCTGGAGCGCAAAAGAGCTATGACGAAACGAGGGCTGCGAGCGACGAGGCCGAGTCATCTTCTGGGGCTGCTGGAGCTCCGGGCTACGGACGCGCACTGGGCAACGCGCTCCACGCTTGTCTGGAACTGCTGGTCGAGCACCGGACAGATCCACCAAGCCTGACCGCGCCGATGCTCCGACAGGTGCTGGAGGCAGAGGGCATTTTGAGATTGGACCGTTCGACCGACGCGACGGTCGAGGAACGGGTAGAGACGCTGCAGCGAATGGTCGACTCGTTCCGGGCGTCGTGGATCTGGGACGAGATCGAAGAGGCTTCCGATGTTCGCACAGAGTATCGGTTCGCTCACATGACCGCATCGGATGAGGGGCCGGACGAGTTGACGCGGGGTCAGGTCGACCTGCTCTATCAAACTGACGACGGCTGGACCGTGATCGATTTTAAGAGTGATCGCCTCGATCCGAATAATCCAGCGACGGACGCCAAGAAGCGGGCCGAAGGTAAGTACAGCACTCAGGTTGAGGCGTACGTAGCTGCGTGGCGTCGGCTGCAGGGAGAGGAAGTCGATCACGCGGGGATTTGGTTTGCGGACGCCGATGCATTTGTGTCCGTCGTGCAGAGCCCCGATACTACAGGTCCCGCCGAATCGGAGCGGTGA
- a CDS encoding M48 family metallopeptidase: MSTTSTESMTLCGREITYRVRRSKRAKRVRIRANLKGITVVLPHRASVDPAVILQRKASWVQKHLDKFARLRDRLPVRTFEPGAVFPLLGRDRTVRVEPCDQSHVSGDTLLDGDSLVLCRDRVQATSVHAELEHLYRETARAHYADRAQHFGSVMGLTYDRLQIRNQKTRWGSYSPRTGTLSMNYRLLMAPPAIVDYVIVHELAHVLHANHSAKFWRVVERYDPTYREKERWLDEHGPTLIFDGRHV; encoded by the coding sequence GTGTCCACTACCTCGACCGAATCCATGACGCTCTGCGGCCGCGAGATCACCTATCGTGTCCGTCGAAGCAAGCGGGCAAAACGCGTTCGTATCCGAGCGAATCTGAAGGGAATTACCGTCGTTCTTCCGCACCGTGCCTCCGTTGACCCAGCCGTCATTCTGCAACGGAAGGCGTCCTGGGTGCAAAAGCATCTGGACAAGTTCGCCCGGCTCCGTGACCGGCTCCCGGTGCGAACGTTTGAGCCCGGAGCGGTTTTTCCGCTACTCGGGCGGGACCGTACCGTCCGCGTCGAGCCATGCGACCAGTCTCACGTGTCCGGCGACACGCTGCTGGACGGCGATTCGCTGGTTTTGTGCCGCGACCGGGTCCAGGCCACCTCCGTGCATGCCGAGTTGGAGCATCTATACCGGGAGACTGCCCGCGCCCATTACGCGGATCGGGCACAGCATTTCGGAAGCGTGATGGGACTCACGTACGATCGCCTGCAGATTCGCAATCAGAAGACGCGGTGGGGGAGTTACTCGCCTCGAACCGGTACCCTGAGCATGAATTACCGGCTGTTGATGGCACCTCCGGCAATCGTGGACTATGTCATCGTGCACGAACTCGCCCACGTTCTGCATGCAAACCACAGTGCCAAATTCTGGCGCGTGGTCGAGCGCTATGATCCGACGTACCGGGAGAAAGAGCGGTGGCTGGACGAGCATGGTCCGACGCTCATTTTCGATGGTCGTCACGTATAG
- a CDS encoding SGNH/GDSL hydrolase family protein, producing the protein MHITLIGDSTLDNAAYTAGGPHVTAILNDLLGPDGSASLAAVDGARMRDVGYQVDTVKDEATHAVLSVGGNDALLSVNALTQSVDTIADALLELEDIVDDFAGSYRRCLKQVLNLGLPTTVCTIYPGDFSEEGQQRVISAALTMWNHAITQAALDHGCPIIELGRVCDETSDYVRQIEPNEKGGRKIATAIHSAITEPDTCSVPLSPRG; encoded by the coding sequence ATGCACATTACGCTGATTGGCGACTCGACGCTTGATAATGCCGCCTACACCGCCGGCGGCCCGCACGTGACTGCTATTCTCAACGACCTGCTTGGCCCCGACGGCTCTGCGTCCCTGGCGGCGGTGGACGGAGCTCGGATGCGGGACGTCGGCTACCAGGTTGATACGGTCAAGGATGAAGCCACTCACGCCGTCCTGAGCGTCGGAGGGAACGACGCACTTCTCAGCGTCAATGCGTTGACGCAATCCGTGGATACGATCGCGGATGCTCTGCTCGAACTGGAGGACATCGTCGACGACTTCGCCGGCAGCTATCGCCGATGCCTCAAGCAAGTGCTCAACCTCGGGCTGCCGACGACGGTCTGCACGATCTATCCCGGCGACTTCAGCGAGGAGGGTCAGCAGCGCGTCATCTCGGCGGCGCTGACGATGTGGAATCACGCGATCACGCAGGCCGCGCTCGATCATGGTTGCCCGATCATCGAGCTTGGACGGGTCTGCGACGAAACGTCGGACTACGTGCGGCAGATCGAGCCCAACGAGAAGGGTGGACGCAAAATCGCGACGGCGATCCATTCCGCGATCACGGAGCCCGATACCTGCAGCGTTCCCCTTTCTCCTCGCGGCTGA